In a genomic window of Bradyrhizobium sp. LLZ17:
- a CDS encoding FAD-binding domain — MKTVLISGAGIAGPTLAFWLKAAGYEPTLVERAPAPRSGGYVIDFWGLGYDIAERMALTPAITAAGYHAQEMRIVGDDGRRIAGFGTTVFDELTAGRYVTLARSDLSRLLLEKISGSTEVIFDDEIVGIDEQSDGVRVQLRRGGQRRYDLVVGADGLHSAVRRLMFGPQESFEKNLGYAVAAFQTIGYRPRDENVYVMYGQPGRMIGRFALRDDRTLFLFVFGADTEDPAVSADKHTAVLHRVYGNCGWECPHILAALDRANGLYFDRVSQIRMPKWSRGRTVLIGDAAFCVSLLAGQGSALAIISAYVLAGELRKADGDYQQAFRAYESRLRAYITRKQRGAERFAAAFAPKTRSGLWFRNQVVRAFALPGIAKLAIGRDIADRLDIPVYDWRLPD, encoded by the coding sequence ATGAAAACTGTGCTGATCTCCGGAGCGGGGATTGCTGGTCCCACGCTTGCATTCTGGCTGAAAGCCGCTGGTTACGAACCGACGCTGGTCGAACGTGCGCCTGCGCCACGCAGCGGAGGCTACGTCATCGACTTCTGGGGGCTGGGCTACGATATCGCCGAGCGCATGGCCCTGACCCCGGCCATTACCGCCGCCGGCTACCACGCCCAGGAGATGCGCATCGTCGGGGACGACGGCCGCCGGATCGCAGGCTTCGGCACCACGGTCTTCGACGAACTCACTGCTGGCAGATACGTGACGCTCGCTCGAAGCGATCTGTCGCGCCTGCTTCTGGAGAAGATCAGCGGGTCGACCGAAGTCATCTTCGACGACGAGATCGTCGGGATCGACGAGCAATCCGACGGCGTCCGCGTCCAGCTGCGGCGTGGCGGTCAGCGTCGATACGACCTGGTTGTCGGGGCCGATGGATTGCATTCGGCGGTGCGGCGACTGATGTTCGGGCCCCAGGAGTCGTTCGAGAAGAATCTCGGCTACGCCGTCGCGGCGTTTCAGACCATCGGTTATCGGCCGCGCGATGAGAACGTCTATGTCATGTACGGACAGCCGGGGCGAATGATCGGGCGCTTTGCGCTGCGAGACGATCGCACCCTGTTTCTCTTCGTGTTCGGAGCCGACACTGAAGATCCGGCGGTCTCTGCGGACAAACACACGGCGGTCCTCCACCGCGTCTACGGTAACTGCGGCTGGGAATGCCCGCACATCCTCGCTGCCCTGGATCGCGCGAACGGACTGTATTTTGATCGCGTCAGTCAGATCCGGATGCCGAAATGGTCGCGGGGCCGCACGGTCCTGATCGGCGACGCTGCGTTTTGCGTTTCTCTGCTCGCCGGACAGGGCTCGGCGCTGGCGATAATTTCAGCGTATGTTCTTGCCGGTGAGTTGCGGAAGGCGGACGGAGATTACCAGCAGGCTTTCCGCGCCTACGAGTCTCGCCTCCGCGCCTATATCACTCGCAAGCAGCGGGGAGCCGAGCGCTTCGCAGCCGCCTTCGCGCCGAAGACCCGATCCGGGCTATGGTTCCGCAACCAGGTGGTCAGGGCGTTCGCGTTACCGGGCATTGCAAAGCTCGCGATTGGCAGGGACATCGCCGATCGGCTGGATATTCCCGTCTACGACTGGCGCTTGCCTGACTAG
- a CDS encoding gamma carbonic anhydrase family protein has product MAIYELDGQAPDLPADGNYFIAETATVIGRVRLKPGASVWFGAVLRGDNEWIEIGEGANIQDGSTCHTDLGFPLVIGKNCTVGHNVILHGCTIEEGALVGMGAIVMNGAKIGRNSIVGAGSVITEGKQFAERSLIIGSPARVIRTLDDVQVQKMGSAARFYVANGPRFQKGLKRIG; this is encoded by the coding sequence ATGGCGATCTACGAGCTCGACGGGCAGGCGCCCGATCTTCCCGCCGACGGTAACTATTTCATCGCGGAGACCGCGACCGTGATCGGCCGCGTGCGCCTGAAGCCGGGTGCCAGCGTCTGGTTCGGCGCGGTGCTGCGCGGCGACAATGAATGGATCGAGATCGGCGAGGGCGCCAACATCCAGGACGGCTCGACCTGCCACACCGATCTCGGCTTTCCGCTCGTGATCGGGAAGAACTGCACCGTCGGCCACAACGTCATCCTGCACGGTTGCACCATCGAGGAGGGCGCACTGGTCGGCATGGGCGCGATCGTGATGAACGGCGCCAAGATCGGCCGCAACAGCATCGTCGGCGCCGGTTCCGTCATCACCGAAGGCAAGCAGTTTGCCGAACGCTCGCTGATCATCGGCTCGCCCGCACGCGTGATCCGTACGCTCGATGATGTCCAGGTGCAGAAGATGGGCAGTGCCGCGCGGTTCTATGTCGCCAACGGCCCGCGCTTCCAGAAGGGTCTGAAGCGGATCGGGTGA
- the cysE gene encoding serine O-acetyltransferase, producing the protein MAVHQVNPGGKLASLDPIWERIRGEAEDIVHREPELATFIYSMVLHHSRLEDSVIHRLADRLDHSALSGDLVRQTYDEALRDDPDLGNAFRADLVAVYDRDPATSRFIDPLLYFKGFHALQTHRLAHWLLLKGRKDFAYYLQSRASAVFQTDINPAARIGRGIFLDHATGFVCGETAVIEDDVSILHGVTLGGTGKENEDRHPKIRHGVLIGAGAKILGNIEIGHCARIAAGSVVVKPVPHNVTVAGVPAKIVGEAGCAEPSRTMDQMINAMGL; encoded by the coding sequence ATGGCAGTGCATCAGGTCAATCCGGGAGGAAAGCTCGCTTCGCTCGATCCGATCTGGGAGCGGATCCGGGGCGAAGCGGAGGACATCGTTCACCGCGAGCCGGAGCTTGCGACCTTCATCTATTCGATGGTGCTGCATCACAGCCGCCTGGAAGATTCGGTGATCCACCGTCTCGCCGACCGGCTCGATCATTCCGCGCTGTCGGGCGATCTGGTGCGCCAGACCTATGACGAAGCGTTGCGCGACGATCCCGACCTCGGCAACGCCTTCCGCGCCGATCTCGTTGCCGTCTACGACCGCGATCCCGCGACCTCGCGCTTCATCGACCCCTTGCTCTACTTCAAGGGCTTTCACGCGCTCCAGACCCATCGCCTCGCGCACTGGCTGTTGCTGAAGGGCCGCAAGGATTTCGCCTACTACCTCCAGAGCCGCGCGTCTGCGGTGTTCCAGACCGACATCAATCCCGCCGCGCGCATCGGCCGCGGCATCTTCCTCGACCATGCCACCGGCTTCGTCTGCGGCGAGACGGCTGTGATCGAGGACGACGTTTCGATCCTGCATGGCGTCACGCTCGGCGGCACCGGCAAGGAGAATGAGGACCGTCATCCAAAGATCCGCCACGGCGTCTTGATCGGTGCGGGCGCGAAGATCCTCGGCAACATCGAGATCGGCCATTGCGCGCGTATCGCCGCCGGCTCGGTCGTGGTGAAGCCGGTACCGCACAATGTCACCGTCGCTGGCGTGCCCGCCAAGATCGTCGGCGAGGCCGGCTGCGCCGAGCCGTCGCGCACCATGGATCAGATGATCAACGCCATGGGACTGTGA
- a CDS encoding DUF4279 domain-containing protein — MAEQSSSAGEYRFFLDLFIVHPTLLPDEITKILGMEPDVTHCVGAPRTTPKGTPLSGTYANTRWRRSTEHVVEDPGFASELSRLIDALGPHKAFFSEIKANGGTASIIIQFMDGFLADELSSVMLARLVELDLSLGIECYAGLPQSRTAPPR, encoded by the coding sequence ATGGCCGAACAATCCAGCAGCGCGGGTGAGTACAGGTTCTTTCTCGACCTGTTCATCGTGCATCCAACCTTGCTGCCGGACGAAATCACCAAAATCCTAGGAATGGAGCCCGACGTCACTCATTGTGTCGGCGCTCCCCGAACAACCCCGAAAGGCACGCCTCTATCCGGAACGTATGCTAACACGCGATGGCGGCGCAGCACGGAACACGTCGTCGAAGATCCAGGCTTTGCGTCTGAATTGTCACGTCTGATCGACGCACTTGGGCCTCACAAGGCGTTCTTTTCGGAGATCAAAGCCAACGGCGGAACTGCAAGCATCATTATTCAATTCATGGACGGCTTTCTCGCCGATGAATTGTCCAGCGTAATGCTTGCTCGACTTGTGGAGCTCGATCTATCACTCGGCATCGAGTGCTACGCGGGTCTTCCACAGTCGCGGACGGCTCCTCCTCGATGA
- a CDS encoding multidrug effflux MFS transporter: MSDINADDWVSAGHRPMGFPEFVIVIASIMALNPLAMDMMLPALPNIGAAFDIPNANHLQLVLSTFLIGFGAGQFVMGPLSDRFGRRPVLLGGMAVYAVASVLAVAAPSFETLLLARALQGLGTSATRVIATSIVRDCYAGRRMASVMSLAMMVFIAVPVIAPSFGQAVLLVTQWRGIFVVLMFYGLLALAWSVWRLPETLPESERRSLAPADVLSAFRQTVTNRQTIGYATAAGSVMGALFAYVFSAQQVFTGIYHLGQYFPLAFAAIAAGTAIAGFLNARFVGTLGMRVISHGALTLYTAVAGVMLLTESLGMLPLALFMVLSALMRFSFGMMVANFTALAMEPQGHIAGTASSLYGSITTLIGIVVGTAIGQSFDGTLLPFSVGFFLSTLAALVIVLVVEKGQLFKPHHRAIA, translated from the coding sequence TTGTCCGACATCAATGCCGATGACTGGGTGTCCGCGGGACACCGTCCGATGGGCTTTCCCGAATTCGTCATCGTGATCGCGTCCATCATGGCGCTGAATCCGCTCGCGATGGACATGATGCTGCCGGCGCTGCCCAATATCGGCGCCGCCTTCGACATTCCCAACGCCAACCATCTCCAACTCGTGCTGTCGACCTTCCTGATCGGTTTTGGCGCGGGCCAGTTCGTGATGGGGCCGCTGTCCGACCGGTTCGGCCGGCGCCCGGTGCTGCTCGGCGGCATGGCGGTCTATGCGGTCGCGAGCGTGCTTGCGGTCGCGGCGCCCTCGTTCGAGACACTGCTGCTCGCCCGCGCGCTGCAGGGGCTCGGCACCTCGGCAACGCGCGTGATCGCGACCTCGATCGTGCGTGATTGTTACGCCGGCCGCCGCATGGCGAGCGTGATGTCGCTGGCGATGATGGTGTTCATCGCGGTGCCCGTGATCGCGCCCTCGTTCGGACAAGCGGTGCTGCTGGTGACGCAGTGGCGCGGCATCTTCGTCGTGCTGATGTTCTATGGCCTGCTGGCGCTGGCGTGGAGCGTGTGGCGGCTGCCGGAGACGTTGCCCGAATCGGAGCGCAGGTCGCTTGCACCTGCCGACGTGCTCTCAGCCTTTCGCCAGACCGTCACCAATCGACAGACCATCGGCTATGCGACGGCGGCCGGCAGCGTCATGGGCGCGCTGTTCGCCTATGTGTTCTCCGCGCAGCAGGTTTTCACCGGCATCTACCACCTCGGCCAATACTTCCCGCTCGCCTTCGCCGCGATCGCGGCCGGCACCGCCATTGCCGGCTTCCTCAACGCGCGGTTTGTCGGGACCCTCGGCATGCGTGTGATCTCGCACGGTGCGCTGACGCTCTATACCGCTGTGGCCGGCGTGATGCTGCTGACGGAAAGCCTCGGCATGCTGCCGCTTGCCCTGTTCATGGTGCTGTCGGCCCTGATGAGGTTTTCGTTCGGCATGATGGTCGCGAATTTTACCGCGCTGGCGATGGAGCCGCAGGGCCACATCGCCGGCACCGCGTCCTCGCTCTACGGCTCGATCACGACGCTGATCGGCATCGTGGTCGGCACGGCGATCGGTCAAAGCTTTGACGGAACCTTGCTTCCGTTCTCGGTCGGCTTCTTCCTGTCCACGCTTGCCGCATTGGTCATCGTGCTGGTCGTGGAGAAGGGGCAGCTATTCAAGCCGCATCATCGCGCCATCGCGTGA
- a CDS encoding ABC transporter permease: MTEGRPRSFYVLAIFFAAYVLFLYGPMIAIYVLSFQGPQGGLTFPMNGVSTYWLSKLFQGTGIVDLGAAFRRSLLLGVIVMAVTVVLSVAAGMAFRRKFKAQSILFYSAIASLIVPSIITSLGISLEFRIIDDVIKGFFNENFETSMGLLTSGLGAHLTWTLPFGLLIMFAIFNRFDPRLEEAARDLGATPWQAFRHVVLPIILPSVIGIGLFGFTLSWDELARSSQAIGAVNTLPLDLQGLTTTVTNPDIYALGTVISAVSFAVIALSLGTIHMLNKRQAAKGSDAGKGLV; encoded by the coding sequence ATGACGGAGGGACGCCCGCGCAGCTTCTATGTGCTCGCGATCTTCTTCGCGGCCTATGTGCTGTTTCTCTACGGCCCGATGATCGCGATCTACGTGCTGTCGTTCCAGGGCCCGCAGGGCGGCCTCACCTTCCCGATGAACGGCGTATCGACCTACTGGTTGTCGAAGCTGTTCCAGGGCACCGGCATCGTCGATCTCGGCGCGGCTTTCCGCCGCTCGCTGCTGCTTGGCGTCATCGTGATGGCCGTCACCGTCGTGCTGTCGGTCGCCGCGGGCATGGCGTTCCGCAGGAAGTTCAAGGCGCAGAGCATCTTGTTCTACTCGGCGATCGCGAGCCTCATCGTCCCGTCGATCATCACCTCGCTCGGCATCTCGCTTGAATTCCGCATCATCGACGATGTGATCAAGGGCTTCTTCAACGAGAATTTCGAGACCTCGATGGGTCTGCTCACCTCCGGGCTGGGCGCGCATCTGACCTGGACGCTGCCGTTCGGGCTGCTGATCATGTTCGCGATCTTCAACCGCTTTGATCCGAGGCTCGAGGAAGCCGCGCGCGATCTCGGTGCGACGCCTTGGCAGGCCTTCCGCCACGTCGTGCTGCCGATTATTTTGCCCTCGGTGATCGGCATCGGCCTGTTCGGCTTCACGCTGTCGTGGGATGAGCTCGCGCGCTCCAGCCAGGCGATCGGGGCGGTGAATACGTTGCCGCTCGATCTCCAGGGCCTCACCACCACCGTGACGAACCCCGATATCTACGCGCTCGGCACCGTGATCTCGGCGGTGTCCTTCGCGGTGATCGCGCTCTCGCTGGGCACCATCCACATGCTAAACAAGCGGCAGGCGGCCAAAGGCTCGGACGCCGGCAAGGGGCTTGTCTGA
- a CDS encoding prolyl oligopeptidase family serine peptidase, with protein sequence MDVRLGLFVATILVSVFSVSLAFGGETSPDSAGYQYSQPIEPTFSDLPYATQSPSQKLDLYLPVVKNGPAPLVIWIHGGGFRVGDKHSMPRHNFGPAPKPKGPDGPYQIQVPDVAALTREGYAVVSLNYRLLRRPGDRFVDFARPAVQDGKAAVRFLRANAALYGLDPGKFAVWGNSAGGFIAAMLAATGDDPTIFDDPALGSPDVSGAVQAAVIWYGAIEVDDLSIARYISAAKTIPPILIGNGDADTSVPVVEAIRLNDELLKKGAKSTLTILSGAGHEDPAFMATQMLPTFKFLDAAFGR encoded by the coding sequence ATGGATGTCCGATTGGGCCTGTTTGTAGCGACAATCTTGGTCTCGGTTTTTTCCGTGAGTCTGGCCTTTGGCGGGGAAACCTCGCCCGATTCCGCCGGATATCAGTATTCCCAGCCCATAGAACCAACTTTTTCCGATCTTCCCTATGCGACCCAGTCGCCGTCACAGAAGCTCGATCTCTATCTGCCTGTGGTGAAAAACGGGCCGGCACCATTAGTGATTTGGATTCACGGCGGCGGTTTCCGTGTCGGTGACAAGCACTCCATGCCCAGACACAATTTCGGCCCTGCACCCAAACCAAAAGGGCCAGACGGGCCTTATCAAATCCAGGTCCCAGATGTGGCCGCGCTGACCCGCGAAGGTTATGCGGTCGTCAGTCTCAATTACCGCCTCCTTCGCCGTCCTGGTGACCGTTTTGTCGATTTTGCCCGTCCCGCAGTTCAAGACGGCAAGGCCGCCGTGCGCTTTCTTCGCGCCAATGCGGCACTGTACGGTCTTGATCCTGGAAAGTTCGCAGTCTGGGGCAATTCGGCCGGAGGCTTCATCGCCGCGATGCTGGCGGCGACCGGAGACGATCCGACGATTTTCGACGATCCGGCTCTCGGTAGCCCCGACGTCTCCGGCGCGGTCCAAGCCGCCGTCATCTGGTATGGCGCGATTGAGGTCGACGACTTGAGTATTGCTCGCTACATTTCTGCAGCAAAAACCATCCCGCCAATCTTGATCGGCAATGGCGATGCCGACACCAGCGTTCCCGTAGTCGAAGCGATCCGGCTCAACGACGAACTGCTGAAGAAGGGGGCGAAATCCACCCTCACGATTTTGTCGGGTGCCGGTCATGAGGATCCGGCCTTCATGGCCACGCAGATGCTTCCCACGTTCAAGTTTCTCGATGCGGCTTTCGGCCGATGA
- a CDS encoding zinc-finger domain-containing protein yields the protein MSDHVVPHFHNDAGVAVIEIGSQEFMCVGANPPFDHPHVFLDLGNDNEIICPYCSTLYRFAADLKAGDARPPECVLKDKVA from the coding sequence ATGTCCGATCATGTCGTCCCGCACTTCCATAACGATGCCGGTGTTGCCGTCATCGAGATCGGCTCGCAAGAGTTCATGTGCGTGGGCGCCAACCCTCCGTTCGACCATCCGCACGTCTTCCTCGACCTCGGCAACGACAACGAGATCATCTGCCCCTACTGCTCGACGCTTTACCGCTTCGCCGCCGACCTGAAGGCTGGCGATGCCCGGCCGCCGGAATGCGTCCTGAAGGACAAGGTGGCCTGA
- a CDS encoding aspartate/glutamate racemase family protein, whose product MRLHVINPNTTASMTAKIAAAARAIALPDTVIDARQPTMGPVSIEGFYDEAFAVPGMLGCIREADRDGADAHIIACFDDTGLDAARAAAKAPVIGIGEAGFHISSLIAARFAVVTTLGVSIVPIEHNLRKYGLAERCARVRAAEVPVLALEERNAEALGKISAEITAAIRDDRAEAIVLGCAGMADLAAELAGKHGLPVVEGVAAAVTLAEGLVRLGLKTSRLGPYAAPRSKAYSGPFSPFQP is encoded by the coding sequence ATGCGACTTCACGTCATCAATCCCAATACCACGGCGTCGATGACGGCGAAGATCGCCGCTGCGGCGCGCGCGATCGCACTGCCCGACACCGTGATCGATGCGCGCCAGCCGACCATGGGACCGGTCTCGATCGAGGGCTTTTACGATGAAGCCTTCGCCGTGCCCGGCATGCTCGGCTGCATCCGCGAAGCCGATCGCGATGGCGCGGACGCCCACATCATCGCGTGCTTCGACGACACCGGCCTCGATGCCGCGCGCGCGGCGGCAAAAGCACCTGTGATCGGCATCGGGGAAGCCGGCTTCCACATCTCAAGCCTGATCGCGGCGCGCTTTGCCGTGGTAACGACGCTCGGTGTCTCGATCGTGCCGATCGAGCATAATTTGCGGAAATACGGCCTCGCCGAGCGCTGCGCGCGCGTCCGCGCCGCCGAGGTACCGGTGTTGGCACTCGAAGAGCGCAATGCCGAGGCGCTCGGAAAAATCTCCGCCGAGATCACCGCCGCGATCCGCGACGACCGCGCCGAGGCCATCGTGCTCGGCTGCGCCGGCATGGCCGATCTGGCGGCGGAGCTCGCCGGCAAGCATGGCTTGCCCGTGGTCGAGGGCGTGGCCGCCGCGGTGACGCTTGCCGAGGGGCTGGTCCGGCTCGGGCTGAAGACTTCGCGGCTCGGCCCGTACGCCGCGCCGCGTTCAAAAGCCTATTCCGGCCCGTTTTCGCCGTTTCAGCCCTGA
- a CDS encoding FAD-dependent monooxygenase, giving the protein MALSRTIVIAGAGIGGLTAALALAARGFRIVVLEKAERLEEVGAGLQLSPNASRVLVELGLTERLKLRAVVPEAVSIMSARAGGELLRMPLGEAAANRAGAPYWVVHRADLQAALAGAVSDHPDVELKLGAMFEDVAPHAKGLTVVHRSGTIRRSDLASALIGADGIWSTVRQQIFPEVRPRFSGLIAWRGTLDATQLPKDYTARRVQLWMGQNAHLVAYPIAGGRQINVVAVLPGTWNRPGWSTPGDPFEVMDAFAAPRWPPTARMMLAAVDSWRKWALFGVPEGCPWNKDPVALLGDAVHGMLPFAAQGAGMAIEDAAVLARQLSLEAAESAVGIAVALKQYGRARQARVRRVQRTARQQGRIYHLGGPLALARDLAIRALGPERMLARQDWIYGWRP; this is encoded by the coding sequence GTGGCGCTCTCCCGAACAATCGTCATTGCAGGTGCCGGAATCGGAGGACTGACGGCCGCGCTTGCGCTGGCGGCCCGCGGTTTTCGCATCGTCGTGCTGGAAAAGGCCGAGCGGCTCGAGGAAGTCGGCGCCGGCCTGCAACTCTCCCCCAATGCCAGCCGCGTGCTGGTCGAGCTCGGCCTGACCGAGCGGCTCAAGCTGCGCGCGGTCGTCCCGGAGGCGGTCTCGATCATGAGCGCGCGTGCCGGCGGCGAATTGCTGCGCATGCCGCTCGGTGAAGCCGCCGCCAACCGCGCCGGCGCGCCCTATTGGGTGGTGCATCGCGCCGACCTGCAAGCTGCGCTCGCGGGCGCGGTCTCCGACCATCCCGATGTCGAGTTGAAACTCGGCGCGATGTTCGAGGATGTCGCGCCTCACGCCAAGGGACTGACGGTCGTCCATCGCAGCGGCACGATCCGCCGCAGCGATCTGGCCAGCGCGCTGATCGGGGCCGACGGTATCTGGTCGACGGTACGCCAGCAGATCTTTCCGGAGGTGCGGCCGCGCTTCTCCGGGCTGATCGCCTGGCGCGGCACGCTCGACGCCACGCAGTTGCCGAAGGACTACACCGCGCGGCGCGTGCAACTCTGGATGGGCCAAAACGCCCATCTGGTCGCCTATCCGATCGCCGGCGGCCGCCAGATCAACGTCGTGGCGGTGCTGCCGGGCACCTGGAACAGACCGGGCTGGAGCACGCCGGGCGATCCGTTCGAGGTGATGGACGCCTTCGCCGCGCCGCGCTGGCCACCGACGGCGCGGATGATGCTCGCGGCCGTCGACAGCTGGCGCAAATGGGCGCTGTTCGGCGTGCCCGAGGGCTGCCCCTGGAATAAAGATCCGGTCGCGCTGCTTGGTGACGCCGTGCACGGGATGCTGCCGTTCGCGGCTCAGGGGGCCGGCATGGCGATCGAGGATGCAGCCGTGCTCGCCCGCCAGTTGAGCCTCGAGGCCGCCGAGAGCGCAGTCGGCATTGCGGTGGCGCTGAAGCAATACGGCCGGGCGCGTCAGGCCCGCGTCAGGCGGGTGCAGCGGACCGCACGGCAGCAGGGCCGCATCTATCATCTCGGCGGCCCGCTTGCGCTCGCACGCGATCTTGCGATCCGCGCACTCGGGCCGGAGCGCATGCTGGCCCGCCAGGACTGGATTTACGGCTGGCGTCCGTGA
- a CDS encoding DUF3126 family protein: MDVKEVRKLDAYLKRVFGNPKLRVVPRPKKDDSAEVYIGEEFIGVLFVDDEDDDRSFQFQMAILEDDLVDQE; encoded by the coding sequence GTGGACGTCAAAGAAGTCAGAAAGCTCGACGCCTATCTGAAGCGCGTGTTCGGCAATCCCAAGCTCCGCGTCGTGCCGCGGCCGAAGAAGGATGACTCCGCCGAGGTCTATATCGGCGAGGAATTCATCGGCGTGCTGTTCGTCGACGACGAGGACGACGATCGCTCGTTCCAGTTCCAGATGGCGATCCTCGAGGACGATCTGGTCGACCAGGAATAG
- a CDS encoding twin-arginine translocation pathway signal has product MSASPSYRLRLCCTAAALLAAGFALPGCASVSETIAPAFADPARYELYDCKQIEAERKGLAARTAELQRLMDKAETGTGGAVVSELAYRNDYIAVRGSAQLAEDAWRRNRCRETPPDAVPAASAPQRPDIKPAPQSRGTAR; this is encoded by the coding sequence ATGTCTGCTTCGCCTTCCTATCGCCTGCGCCTGTGTTGCACGGCTGCCGCGCTGCTCGCGGCCGGCTTCGCGTTGCCCGGCTGCGCCAGCGTGAGCGAGACGATCGCTCCAGCCTTTGCCGATCCCGCCAGGTACGAATTGTACGACTGCAAACAGATCGAGGCCGAGCGCAAGGGGCTCGCCGCCCGCACCGCGGAGTTGCAGAGGCTGATGGACAAGGCGGAGACCGGGACTGGCGGAGCTGTGGTGTCCGAACTTGCCTATCGCAACGACTACATCGCAGTGCGCGGCTCGGCGCAGCTTGCCGAAGACGCTTGGCGCCGCAACAGGTGCCGGGAAACGCCGCCTGATGCGGTCCCAGCGGCCTCGGCGCCTCAGCGGCCGGACATCAAGCCCGCCCCGCAATCCAGAGGCACGGCTCGCTGA
- a CDS encoding alpha/beta fold hydrolase, whose translation MPSFHNGAVEIAYLDEGEGDPILLVHGFASSKNVNWVYPTWVSELRKNGRRVIALDNRGHGESAKLYEPAQYSIPTMAGDVLALMDHLAIPQADIMGYSMGGRMTAWLGLNEPQRLRSAILGGIGIGGLIEGSGPGENVAKALEAPSLNDVTDPVGRTFRAFADQTRSDREALAACLRGTRELMTRDEAARIEVPVLIAVGTADDVAGSASALGAIIPGSEVLDIPNRDHMRAVGDKVYKTGVLDFLSRRG comes from the coding sequence ATGCCGAGCTTTCACAACGGCGCCGTTGAAATTGCCTATCTCGACGAAGGCGAGGGCGATCCGATCCTCCTGGTGCACGGCTTTGCCTCGAGCAAGAACGTGAACTGGGTCTATCCGACCTGGGTCTCGGAGCTGCGCAAGAATGGCCGCCGCGTGATCGCGCTGGACAATCGCGGCCATGGTGAAAGCGCGAAGCTTTACGAGCCCGCGCAATATTCGATCCCGACCATGGCCGGCGACGTGCTCGCGCTGATGGACCATCTCGCCATCCCGCAGGCCGACATCATGGGCTATTCCATGGGCGGGCGGATGACGGCGTGGCTCGGGCTCAACGAGCCGCAGCGTCTGCGCTCGGCGATCCTCGGCGGCATCGGCATTGGCGGCCTGATCGAGGGCAGCGGGCCCGGCGAGAATGTGGCGAAGGCGCTGGAAGCACCCTCGCTCAATGACGTCACTGATCCCGTCGGCCGGACGTTTCGCGCGTTCGCCGATCAGACCCGCTCCGACCGGGAGGCGCTCGCCGCGTGCCTGCGCGGCACGCGTGAGCTGATGACGCGGGACGAGGCCGCGCGCATTGAGGTGCCCGTGCTGATCGCGGTCGGCACCGCCGACGACGTTGCGGGATCCGCGAGCGCGCTCGGGGCCATCATCCCCGGCTCGGAAGTGCTCGACATCCCCAACCGCGACCACATGCGCGCGGTCGGCGACAAGGTCTACAAGACCGGCGTGCTGGATTTCCTGTCACGCCGCGGCTGA